CCCACCCTGCTGCCTgcgctgctgcctcccgaggGCGAGCTGCACGCTGGGTCCTCCCCGGGGAAGCTGGTCGGAGAGTCGCGCTCGGCCGCCTCCTCCCCCGACAGGCTGGCTGACGACCTGCAGTCGCGACTGAACCCTGGAGACGCGTTCCTGGAGGACGCGTCCGTGCTGTCCTCCTCCGACGACGTGGGAGAGGCCTCGGCCGTGTCCTCCCCGGAGAAGCAGCAGGCTGACGAGCCGAGTCCCCGGCGGCCGGAGGCCGGCACCGTCTTCCAGCAGAACAAGAAGGTGATGAAGAGGCTGAAGTCGGAAGTCTGGCACCACTTCTCGCTGGCCCCCATGGACAGCCTCAAGGCCGTGTGTCGGTACTGCGGCTGCGTCATCAGCCGGGGCAAGAAGGGCGACGTGGGCACCAGCTGCCTGATGCGCCACCTGTACCGACGCCACCCCGAAGTCGTCGGGGGCCAGAAGGGCTTTCTGGGAGCCAGTCTGGCCAACTCTCCGTACGCCACGTTGGCCTCTGCAGAAagctcctcctccaggctggccGACCTGCCGGCGGCGGTCAGCAGGGGCAGTCAGGCCACGTTTCCTGTGAGTAGCAAGAAGACCTCGAAGTTGTGGAACCACTTTTCCATTTGCTCCGCAGACTCCACCAAGGTGGTGTGCCTGCACTGCGGCCGCACCATCAGCCGGGGGAAGAAGCCCACCAACCTGGGCACCAGCTGCCTCCTCCGGCACCTGCAGCGGTTCCACGGCAGCGCGCTGAAGCCCGACGCCCCCGTGCCCCGCGGGCCCCCAAGCGCGGAACTGCCCGGGGCGCCCTCCTTTGACACCACCGAGAAGTTTTACGATTCTCACCCGGTTGCCAAAAAGATCACAAGCCTCATAGCCGAGATGATTGCACTTGACCTCCAGCCCTACTCTCTGGTGGACAGCGTCGGCTTTAACCGGCTGCTGGAATACTTGAACCCTCAGTACTCTCTGCCCTCTCCTTCCTACTTCTCCAGGACGGCTATCCCGGGCATGTACGACAACGTGCAGCAGATCATCGTGTCGCACCTGAGGGGAGCCGAGAGCGGGGTGATCCACTTCACGTCCGGCATCTGGATGAGCAACCAGACGCGGGAGTACCTGACCCTCACGGCTCACTGGGTCACCTTCGAGTCGGCGCGGCCCCACTGTGAGGACCACCACTGCTCAGCACTTTTGGACGTGTCGCAGGTCGACTGCGACTACAGCGGCAACAGCATCCAGAAGCAGCTGGAGTGCTGGTGGGAAGCCTGGGTGACGTCCATCGGCCTCCAGGTCGGCATCACGGTCACGGACAACCCGAGCATCGCCAAGACCCTGAACGAGGGGGAGCACTCGAGCGTGCAGTGCTTCAGCCACACGGTGAACCTGATCGTCAGCGAGGCCATCAAGAGCCAGAGGATGGTGCAGAACCTGCTGAGCATCGCGCGGAAGGTCTGCGAGCGGGTGCACCGCTCGCCCCGGGCCAAGGAGAAGCTGGCGGAGCTGCAGCGGGCGTACGAGCTGCCCCAGCACCACCTGCTGCAGGACGTCCCGTCCAGGTGGAGCACCTCGTTCCACATGCTGGAGCGGCTCATCGAGCAGAAGCGGGCCGTCAGCGAGATGGCGGCCGAGTGCGATTTCAGAGAGCTGATCAGCTGCGACCAGTGGGAGGTCATGCAGTCCGTGTGCCACGCGCTGAAGCCCTTCGAGGCTGCGAGCCGGGAGATGCGCTCCCGCGTGTCCACGCTGAGCCAGGTCATCCCCATGATCCACATCCTCAACAGGAAGATGGAGACGCTGGCCCAGGAGACCATGGGCATCGACACCATGCTCAAGTCTCTGAAGGAGGCCATGGTCAGCCGGCTGGCCGCCACCCTGCACGACCCCAGGTACATCTTCGCCACGCTCTTGGACCCTCGTTACAAAGCCTCCCTGTTCACGGAGGAGGAGGCCGAGCAGTACAAGCGAGACTTGATCAGGGAGCTAGAACTAATGAATTCTACCTCAGATACCACGCCTGCCTCCAGCGGCTGCGACGCGGGCT
The window above is part of the Oryctolagus cuniculus chromosome 11, mOryCun1.1, whole genome shotgun sequence genome. Proteins encoded here:
- the ZBED4 gene encoding zinc finger BED domain-containing protein 4; this encodes MENDQEARPRGDEDLDSVNFKIEEEDDQIPGHGLERMAFPSEQEDVRQTDSGDEQAEAGGPGRPCAPPEREKDDEYGPLFSRYSSTLYDVAMEAVAQSLLSSRHVSSRKKSPAWKHFFISPRDSTKAICMYCMKEFSRGKNEKDLSTSCLMRHVRRAHPTVLVPENGGVAALPSASLLLPSQPADVGDLGSVLSPAKLVQKMASKMPSPDRVTEESVSVVSSEDVSSDMSVSDKCGREEVLAGASPQLPALQYDDAAEGLAEKSLPLPKSASGSRRRSAVWKHFYLSPLDNSKAVCIHCMNEFSRGKNGKDLGTSCLIRHMWRAHRSIVLRENGGGPGIPPLYSASPTLLPALLPPEGELHAGSSPGKLVGESRSAASSPDRLADDLQSRLNPGDAFLEDASVLSSSDDVGEASAVSSPEKQQADEPSPRRPEAGTVFQQNKKVMKRLKSEVWHHFSLAPMDSLKAVCRYCGCVISRGKKGDVGTSCLMRHLYRRHPEVVGGQKGFLGASLANSPYATLASAESSSSRLADLPAAVSRGSQATFPVSSKKTSKLWNHFSICSADSTKVVCLHCGRTISRGKKPTNLGTSCLLRHLQRFHGSALKPDAPVPRGPPSAELPGAPSFDTTEKFYDSHPVAKKITSLIAEMIALDLQPYSLVDSVGFNRLLEYLNPQYSLPSPSYFSRTAIPGMYDNVQQIIVSHLRGAESGVIHFTSGIWMSNQTREYLTLTAHWVTFESARPHCEDHHCSALLDVSQVDCDYSGNSIQKQLECWWEAWVTSIGLQVGITVTDNPSIAKTLNEGEHSSVQCFSHTVNLIVSEAIKSQRMVQNLLSIARKVCERVHRSPRAKEKLAELQRAYELPQHHLLQDVPSRWSTSFHMLERLIEQKRAVSEMAAECDFRELISCDQWEVMQSVCHALKPFEAASREMRSRVSTLSQVIPMIHILNRKMETLAQETMGIDTMLKSLKEAMVSRLAATLHDPRYIFATLLDPRYKASLFTEEEAEQYKRDLIRELELMNSTSDTTPASSGCDAGSPSKDCARGDDLWSLVAKVKKEGQREKLPEDMVLAYLEEEAIDHSCDPLAYWALKKAAWPGLSALAVRFLGCPPSTVPSEKLFSTPTESGSCGQSRLMMEHFEKLIFLKVNLPLIYFQY